A genomic stretch from Helianthus annuus cultivar XRQ/B chromosome 1, HanXRQr2.0-SUNRISE, whole genome shotgun sequence includes:
- the LOC110890000 gene encoding histidine-rich glycoprotein-like → MHTVNLLKWAVLTFLPIVSAVPIPPFAPRPLCNFQLALANQACAYLPSLQIPPPPPSPFNQVFPTTPPPPERHEQIHSHGHKHDHSHGDAVGTVNGQNQSHVHKHGHGHGHHRHDHHKHRVRGHHHKHKMSPVEQQCCKWLAQVDDECVCELLGRLPPFLVRPIHEYTVRVAGSCNTTYSCGAQLRL, encoded by the coding sequence ATGCATACTGTCAATCTTCTCAAATGGGCTGTTCTCACATTTCTTCCTATAGTCAGCGCGGTCCCAATTCCCCCTTTTGCCCCTCGCCCACTCTGTAATTTCCAATTAGCCCTTGCAAATCAAGCCTGTGCGTATCTTCCGTCATTACAAATCCCGCCGCCTCCTCCATCACCTTTTAACCAAGTGTTTcccactacaccaccaccacctgaACGCCACGAGCAGATACACAGTCACGGTCATAAACATGATCATTCACATGGTGATGCAGTAGGAACTGTGAATGGGCAGAATCAAAGTCATGTGCACAAGCATGGTCATGGTCATGGTCATCACAGACATGATCATCATAAGCATCGTGTTCGTGGTCATCATCACAAGCATAAAATGTCGCCTGTAGAACAACAGTGTTGTAAATGGTTAGCTCAGGTCGATGACGAGTGTGTTTGCGAGCTGCTTGGGCGCTTACCGCCTTTCCTTGTTAGACCCATTCATGAATACACTGTAAGAGTTGCTGGTTCTTGTAATACAACTTACTCGTGTGGGGCCCAGTTAAGGCTCTAA